The following are from one region of the Pleurodeles waltl isolate 20211129_DDA chromosome 4_1, aPleWal1.hap1.20221129, whole genome shotgun sequence genome:
- the LOC138287331 gene encoding zinc finger protein 271-like isoform X1, with the protein MSFRCSECVMSFRHLSRLRSHKRTHTGEKPFKCTECVKNFSLLSNLQRHQQTHRGEKPYHCNVCGKSFSRLSHLQVHQRTHTGEKPFKCTECVKGFSQFSNLQRHQQAHTGEKPYHCNYCGSSFSNSSALINHQRTHTGEKPFQCNECMKSFSQLSNLSRHQRTHTGEKPYHCNYCGSSFSVSSALINHQRTHTGEKPFICTECMKSFSRLPDLRRHQRTHTGEKPYHCGECVKSFCQSSELIRHQRIHTGEKPYRCSECVQSFIRLSQLQRHYRKHSGETPYHCSECGSEFIDSSALRSHQRTHSGKKPFKCNECEKCFSKLSDLQRHQRIHTGEKPYHCGECVKSFSQLSHLQSHQRTHKEKTILSH; encoded by the coding sequence ATGTCATtcaggtgcagtgaatgtgtgatgaGCTTTCGTCACTTATCAAGACTGCGAAGTCATAAGCGAacccacacaggggaaaaaccattcaaatgcactgaatgtgtgaagaACTTTAGTCTCTTATCAAACCTACAAAGACACCAGCAAACACACAGAggtgaaaaaccataccattgcaatgtatgtgggaagagctttagtcggttatcacacctccaagtacatcagcgaacacacacaggggaaaaaccattcaaatgCACTGAATGTGTGAAGGGATTTAGTCAATTCTCAAACCTACAAAGGCACCAGCAAGCACACACAGGCGAAAAACCTTACCATTGCAATTattgtggaagtagttttagtaattCTTCAGCATTAATaaatcatcagcgaacacacacaggggaaaagccattccagTGCAATGAGtgtatgaagagctttagtcaattaTCAAACCTATCTAGAcaccagcgaacacacacaggggaaaaaccataccattgtaaTTATTGTGGAAGTAGTTTTAGCGTTTCCTCTGCATTAATaaatcatcagcgaacacacacaggagaaaaaccttTCATATGCACTGAATGTATGAAGAGCTTTAGTCGATTACCAGATCTCCGAaggcatcagcgaacacacacaggagaaaaaccatatcATTGTGgggaatgtgtgaagagcttttgtCAATCATCAGAGCTCATAAGacatcagcgaatacacacaggggaaaaaccataccgtTGCAGTGAATGTGTGCAGAGCTTCATTCGGTTATCACAGCTGCAAAGACATTACCGAAAACACTCAGGGGAgacaccataccattgcagtgaatgtggaagtgaATTTATTGACTCTTCAGCATTAAGAAGTCATCAGCGAACACACTCGGGGAAAAAACCTTTCAAGTGCAATGAATGTGAGAAATGCTTTAGTAAGTTATCAGATCTCCAAAGacatcagcgaatacacacaggggaaaaaccttatCATTGTGgggaatgtgtgaagagctttagccaGTTATCACATCTCCAAAGCCATCAGCGAACACACAAGGAAAAGACGATACTATCGCATTGA